In Sporocytophaga myxococcoides DSM 11118, the following are encoded in one genomic region:
- a CDS encoding ABC transporter permease, protein MSVPFFIARRYFLFGRKINFINIVSLLSILVVAFVTMSLVVALSVFNGLENLIRSLYNTFDPQLKISAVQGKSFTVDHDFLDKLKSREGIAIITEVIEDNVLVKYKEDQMVVKMKGVSDSFLKQKRLDSMIVAGELKFHDNGKDYAIIGRGIQYNLAISLNSEINPLQVWYPKNIKAVASLSPDKVFSRENIRAGAVFAIEKQYDDNYIFVPLDFAERLLNYGNKRTSLEIKIKDGFKINKVRDQLRELLGEDFLVQNSDEQHASLLRAVKIEKLFMFFTISFILAVASMNIFFCLTMLAINKKRDVAILYSLGATPNMVRAIFLTEGAMIAFTGAILGLVLGIGLCIAQQQFGMVSMGMETSLVDAYPVKMEVTDFISTGITIIVITFLASVRPATRAIQVSIRENI, encoded by the coding sequence TTGAGTGTACCCTTTTTCATTGCAAGGCGCTATTTTTTATTTGGCAGGAAAATTAATTTTATCAATATAGTTTCTCTGCTCTCCATCCTTGTGGTTGCTTTTGTAACCATGTCTTTGGTGGTAGCATTAAGCGTATTCAATGGATTGGAAAATCTTATCCGATCACTTTACAATACTTTTGATCCGCAATTGAAGATTTCTGCTGTACAGGGAAAATCTTTTACAGTTGACCATGATTTTCTGGATAAGCTCAAATCCAGGGAAGGTATCGCCATTATTACGGAAGTAATAGAAGACAATGTGCTTGTCAAATACAAGGAAGATCAGATGGTGGTGAAAATGAAAGGGGTTTCCGACAGCTTTCTGAAGCAAAAGAGATTGGATTCCATGATTGTGGCAGGAGAGCTGAAGTTCCATGACAATGGAAAAGACTATGCGATCATTGGACGTGGAATTCAATATAACCTGGCTATATCTCTAAATAGCGAGATCAACCCTTTACAGGTATGGTATCCAAAAAATATTAAAGCTGTTGCATCTTTAAGTCCTGATAAAGTCTTTAGCAGAGAAAATATAAGGGCGGGAGCAGTCTTCGCAATTGAAAAGCAGTATGACGATAATTATATTTTCGTACCGCTGGATTTTGCTGAAAGGCTTCTGAACTATGGAAACAAAAGGACTTCTTTGGAGATAAAGATAAAAGATGGCTTTAAGATAAATAAAGTAAGAGATCAATTGAGAGAATTGCTTGGAGAGGACTTTCTGGTACAGAACAGTGATGAGCAGCATGCAAGCTTGCTTCGGGCTGTTAAAATTGAAAAACTGTTTATGTTTTTTACTATTTCATTTATCCTGGCTGTTGCATCTATGAATATATTTTTCTGTCTTACAATGCTTGCCATTAATAAGAAACGCGATGTTGCTATACTTTATTCATTAGGAGCAACGCCAAATATGGTAAGGGCAATTTTTCTTACTGAAGGCGCTATGATTGCATTTACCGGAGCTATTTTAGGACTTGTCTTAGGTATTGGTCTTTGCATTGCACAACAACAATTTGGAATGGTTTCTATGGGTATGGAAACATCGCTTGTGGATGCATATCCAGTTAAAATGGAAGTCACCGATTTTATAAGTACTGGTATCACAATTATTGTGATTACCTTTTTAGCCTCTGTAAGACCCGCAACCAGAGCCATTCAGGTAAGCATCAGGGAAAATATTTAA